In a single window of the Campylobacter hyointestinalis subsp. lawsonii genome:
- a CDS encoding Dps family protein, translating into MTNVVKQLNQIQADAHAFFIAFHDYHWNVKGLQFYAIHEYTEKAYEEMAELYDDTAERAIQIGGKAILKADELVKLGAKAPVLQKDSYTPTEVLEEIRKAYKYLVEEFKKLEEVAEKAGDTTTSNMAQDHYGDYEKKIWMINQTLA; encoded by the coding sequence ATGACAAATGTAGTTAAACAACTAAACCAAATTCAAGCTGACGCACATGCGTTTTTTATAGCTTTCCACGACTATCACTGGAACGTAAAAGGTCTTCAATTTTATGCTATTCATGAATATACTGAAAAAGCGTATGAAGAGATGGCAGAGCTTTATGATGATACAGCTGAACGTGCTATACAAATCGGTGGAAAAGCCATATTAAAAGCTGATGAGTTAGTAAAACTAGGTGCAAAAGCTCCTGTATTGCAAAAAGATAGCTATACTCCAACTGAGGTTTTAGAAGAGATAAGAAAAGCTTATAAATATCTTGTTGAAGAGTTTAAAAAACTAGAAGAAGTAGCTGAAAAAGCAGGCGACACAACAACTTCAAATATGGCTCAAGATCATTATGGTGATTATGAGAAAAAGATATGGATGATTAATCAAACTTTGGCATAA
- the accA gene encoding acetyl-CoA carboxylase carboxyl transferase subunit alpha — MASYLDFEKSIKQIDDDIANAKIRGDEHAVEILKKNLEKEISKTYKNLNEFQRLGLARHPDRPYTLDYVRALLTDSYEIHGDRAFKDDPSIVCFSGYIGGKRVIVIGEQKGRGTKYKIMRNFGMPHPEGYRKALRVARLAEKFEIPIIFLIDTPGAYPGVGAEERGQSEAIARNLFELSELKTRTIAIVIGEGGSGGALAIGVADRLAMMKNSVFSVISPEGCAAILWNDPSKSEAATKAMKITADDLKELNLIDDVIDEPIMGAHRDKDGAIKAIGAYILKELEELEKLSIDEVVSARMEKILSIGAYE, encoded by the coding sequence ATGGCTAGTTATCTAGACTTTGAAAAAAGCATCAAACAAATAGATGATGATATAGCTAACGCGAAGATCAGAGGCGATGAGCACGCAGTCGAAATTTTAAAAAAAAATCTTGAAAAAGAGATAAGTAAAACATACAAAAATTTAAATGAGTTTCAAAGACTAGGTCTAGCTCGTCATCCTGATCGTCCATATACTCTTGATTATGTTAGGGCATTGCTTACAGATAGCTATGAGATACATGGAGATAGAGCGTTTAAAGACGATCCTTCTATAGTATGTTTTAGTGGCTACATAGGTGGTAAAAGAGTTATCGTAATAGGCGAACAAAAGGGTCGTGGAACAAAATACAAAATCATGAGAAATTTCGGTATGCCTCATCCTGAAGGCTATAGAAAAGCTTTGCGTGTAGCTAGATTGGCTGAAAAATTTGAAATTCCTATTATATTTTTGATAGACACCCCAGGAGCTTATCCTGGTGTTGGTGCTGAAGAGCGTGGTCAAAGTGAGGCTATAGCTAGAAATTTATTTGAGCTTAGTGAGCTTAAAACTAGAACAATAGCTATTGTAATTGGTGAAGGTGGTAGCGGTGGTGCTCTTGCTATTGGCGTTGCTGATCGCTTAGCTATGATGAAAAACTCTGTTTTTTCAGTCATATCACCAGAGGGTTGTGCGGCGATTTTGTGGAATGACCCTAGCAAAAGCGAAGCCGCGACAAAAGCTATGAAGATCACAGCAGATGACTTAAAAGAACTAAATTTAATTGATGATGTGATAGATGAACCTATAATGGGGGCTCACAGAGATAAAGATGGTGCTATCAAAGCTATCGGAGCTTACATACTCAAAGAGCTTGAAGAGCTTGAAAAATTATCCATAGATGAAGTTGTAAGTGCTAGAATGGAAAAAATATTATCTATCGGAGCTTATGAATAG
- the acpP gene encoding acyl carrier protein: MAVFDEVRDVVVEQLSVAPDAVKMESKIIEDLGADSLDVVELVMALEEKFEVEIPDSEAEKLISISDVVNYIDGIKK, translated from the coding sequence ATGGCAGTATTTGATGAGGTTAGAGACGTAGTTGTTGAGCAACTAAGTGTTGCACCAGATGCAGTTAAAATGGAATCGAAAATCATCGAAGATTTAGGTGCTGATTCGCTAGATGTTGTTGAATTAGTTATGGCTTTAGAAGAGAAATTTGAAGTAGAAATTCCAGATAGTGAAGCAGAAAAATTAATAAGCATTTCTGATGTTGTAAATTATATAGATGGTATAAAAAAATAA
- a CDS encoding biotin synthase has protein sequence MKFEKATLYDEFALPQIYVAQKLARTIKKYKQDFEDIYEIGAGSGVLTKEILGLFKFKNITLNDIYKSDYMSEFNTQIGDILEIQIPKDQSLIVSSSVFQWIENLELLRDKISLSLKNDGFLGFCTFIKGTLNELSSYTKQSLNYKTEEEILQIFGDKFDILETKTGDFELKFASLKELLTHLKQTGVNNLNGSFKLTKSTYKALESYFEGEFKLTYSFMIMICKRIEI, from the coding sequence TTGAAATTTGAAAAAGCCACGCTTTATGACGAGTTTGCACTTCCACAAATTTATGTTGCGCAAAAACTAGCAAGAACTATAAAAAAATACAAGCAAGATTTTGAAGATATCTATGAGATAGGCGCTGGAAGTGGGGTCTTGACTAAGGAAATTTTAGGTTTATTTAAATTTAAAAATATCACTCTAAATGACATATATAAAAGCGACTATATGAGCGAGTTTAACACGCAAATAGGCGATATTTTAGAGATACAAATACCAAAAGATCAAAGCCTTATCGTATCTAGTTCGGTTTTTCAATGGATAGAAAACTTAGAGCTTTTAAGAGATAAAATAAGCTTAAGTCTAAAAAATGATGGTTTCCTTGGATTTTGTACTTTTATAAAAGGTACTTTAAATGAGCTTTCATCATATACAAAACAGAGCTTAAACTACAAAACAGAAGAGGAAATACTGCAAATTTTCGGAGATAAATTTGATATTTTAGAAACCAAAACAGGCGATTTTGAGCTTAAATTTGCAAGTTTAAAAGAGCTACTAACGCACCTAAAGCAAACCGGCGTAAATAACCTAAATGGAAGCTTTAAACTTACAAAATCAACATACAAAGCTTTAGAATCTTACTTTGAAGGTGAGTTTAAACTCACGTATAGTTTTATGATAATGATATGTAAAAGGATAGAAATTTGA
- a CDS encoding beta-ketoacyl-ACP synthase II — MKRVVVTGIGMINALGLEKETSFKNICDGKTGVKKITLFDATDFPVQIAAQIDGFDPTTVMEAKEVKKADRFIHFGLQAANEAMNDANFGEFDPEEFGISSAAGIGGLPNIEKNSNICLEKGSRKISPFFIPSSLVNMLGGFVSIAHNLKGPNLSSVTACAASTHAICEAAKTIMIGEARAMLVIGAESAICPVGIGGFAAMKALSTRNDDPEHASRPFDKERDGFVMGEGAGALVLEDYESAKARGAKIYAELVGFGESGDAYHMTSPSQDGPERAMKKALTMAGNIKIDYINAHGTSTYANDKNETAAVKAIFGSNIPAISSTKGQTGHCLGAAGAIEAVISIMALNKSIIPPTINQIVSDEECDLDYVPNVARKAELNAVMSNSFGFGGTNGSVIFKKLEK; from the coding sequence TTGAAAAGAGTCGTAGTAACTGGCATAGGTATGATAAACGCACTTGGTCTTGAAAAAGAGACATCTTTTAAAAATATTTGCGATGGTAAAACCGGAGTTAAAAAGATAACCTTATTTGATGCTACTGATTTTCCAGTTCAGATAGCCGCGCAGATCGATGGTTTTGATCCAACAACCGTCATGGAAGCAAAAGAAGTAAAAAAAGCCGATAGATTTATCCACTTTGGGTTACAAGCGGCCAATGAGGCAATGAACGATGCAAATTTCGGAGAATTTGATCCTGAAGAATTTGGTATAAGCTCTGCTGCTGGTATAGGCGGACTTCCAAATATCGAAAAAAACTCAAACATATGCTTAGAAAAAGGCTCTAGAAAGATTTCACCATTTTTCATCCCTTCTTCACTTGTAAATATGCTAGGAGGATTTGTTAGTATAGCTCACAATCTAAAAGGCCCAAATTTATCTAGCGTAACTGCTTGTGCTGCATCTACTCACGCTATATGCGAAGCAGCAAAAACTATCATGATCGGCGAAGCAAGAGCAATGCTTGTCATTGGTGCAGAATCAGCGATATGTCCAGTCGGAATAGGCGGATTTGCAGCCATGAAAGCACTATCTACTAGAAACGATGACCCAGAGCACGCATCACGTCCGTTTGATAAAGAAAGAGATGGATTTGTGATGGGAGAAGGCGCAGGTGCTTTGGTGCTTGAAGATTATGAGAGTGCAAAAGCTAGGGGTGCAAAAATATACGCTGAGTTAGTTGGATTTGGTGAGAGCGGAGATGCATATCACATGACAAGTCCTAGTCAAGATGGACCTGAGCGTGCGATGAAAAAAGCACTCACTATGGCTGGCAATATAAAAATAGACTACATAAATGCTCACGGTACTTCAACATACGCGAACGACAAAAACGAAACTGCAGCAGTAAAAGCCATTTTTGGCTCAAATATACCTGCTATCAGCTCTACAAAAGGTCAAACAGGACACTGTTTAGGTGCTGCTGGAGCCATAGAGGCTGTTATTTCCATAATGGCTTTAAATAAAAGCATTATACCGCCTACTATAAATCAAATAGTAAGCGATGAAGAATGCGATCTAGATTACGTACCAAATGTAGCTAGAAAAGCTGAACTAAATGCGGTAATGAGCAATTCTTTTGGATTTGGTGGAACAAATGGTTCTGTTATATTTAAAAAGCTGGAAAAATAA
- the bioD gene encoding ATP-dependent dethiobiotin synthetase BioD → MRNICISAIHTDAGKSCVSAALCYAFGFEYFKLIQAGSITDKSFVEAKVANLVSHAPGISLKTAASPHVGMIKENVTFEGLKIDIPKQNGVLVELAGGLYCPMDSEKYMIDYIEAKKLPTFLVSRNYLGSINHTVLSIEALKSKNIEILGVIFSDEKDELSEEYLKRQYPNLNFFNLKNFDKFGFENAADDLRKQILKVGVKL, encoded by the coding sequence TTGAGAAATATCTGCATAAGCGCAATCCACACAGACGCTGGAAAAAGCTGCGTTAGCGCTGCACTTTGTTATGCTTTTGGGTTTGAGTATTTTAAACTCATTCAAGCAGGCAGCATCACTGATAAAAGTTTTGTAGAAGCAAAAGTAGCAAATTTAGTATCTCACGCTCCTGGCATTAGCCTAAAAACAGCTGCTAGCCCGCACGTAGGAATGATAAAAGAAAACGTTACTTTTGAAGGTCTTAAGATAGATATTCCAAAGCAAAACGGCGTATTAGTCGAGCTTGCTGGCGGACTTTATTGTCCGATGGATTCTGAAAAATATATGATAGATTATATAGAAGCTAAAAAATTGCCTACATTTTTAGTCTCTAGAAACTATCTTGGGAGCATAAATCACACAGTTCTTAGCATAGAAGCTTTAAAGAGTAAAAATATAGAAATTTTAGGAGTTATCTTTAGCGATGAAAAAGACGAATTAAGCGAAGAATATCTAAAAAGACAATATCCAAATTTAAACTTTTTTAATCTCAAAAACTTTGATAAATTCGGCTTTGAAAATGCAGCAGATGACCTAAGAAAGCAAATTCTAAAAGTAGGAGTAAAGCTATGA
- a CDS encoding pimeloyl-ACP methyl esterase BioG family protein, protein MKIDLIKDKKKLILLFLGYSFTPSSVKHLNIDDYGLCVVYDYSDLKFDYEILKEKEIYLIAWSMGVWAANLVLKDIKLKTAVAINGTPFGIDDEFGIKKDIFYKSISDYDFESFKKLCFLGISENKINDFKFNQNAKFELINLYKNASQKNEDHINWNKAIISKKDLIFPSKVCLDYFKQKAVCINAPHFVFFKFKSFGEIFEI, encoded by the coding sequence ATGAAAATAGATCTAATTAAAGACAAGAAAAAGCTAATACTGCTATTTTTAGGATATTCTTTTACTCCTAGCTCAGTTAAACACTTAAATATTGATGACTACGGACTTTGCGTAGTTTATGACTATAGCGATTTAAAATTTGACTATGAAATTTTAAAAGAGAAAGAAATCTATCTGATCGCTTGGTCTATGGGCGTTTGGGCGGCGAATTTAGTACTTAAAGACATCAAACTTAAAACCGCAGTAGCGATAAATGGAACACCTTTTGGGATAGATGACGAGTTTGGGATAAAAAAAGATATTTTTTACAAAAGCATAAGCGATTACGATTTTGAAAGTTTTAAAAAACTATGTTTTTTAGGTATTTCAGAGAATAAAATAAATGATTTTAAATTTAACCAAAATGCAAAATTTGAATTAATAAATTTATATAAAAATGCCTCACAAAAAAATGAAGATCATATCAACTGGAACAAAGCGATAATCAGCAAAAAAGACCTGATATTTCCAAGTAAAGTATGTCTGGACTACTTCAAGCAAAAAGCTGTTTGTATAAACGCTCCGCATTTTGTATTTTTTAAATTCAAAAGTTTTGGAGAGATTTTTGAAATTTGA
- a CDS encoding YceI family protein: MTKKIFGSAICAMFLAGAAFGAPYELDTAHSSINFKIKHLSVSNVNGTFKDVKANIDIENEIPNKLEATIKTKSVFTDNSTRDSHLQQADYFNSAKYPDMKFTMTKFDGKNVTGDLTIKDVTKPITLNYEFGGKTISPLDKKEHIGFNLEGDIKRSDFGIAKDTPNAVLGDKIKINIEIEAIAK; the protein is encoded by the coding sequence ATGACAAAAAAAATATTTGGTTCGGCTATCTGCGCTATGTTTTTAGCAGGTGCTGCATTTGGTGCTCCTTATGAGCTAGACACTGCACATTCAAGCATAAATTTCAAAATCAAACACCTAAGCGTTAGCAATGTAAATGGAACTTTCAAAGATGTAAAAGCTAATATAGATATTGAAAACGAAATCCCAAACAAACTAGAAGCTACGATCAAAACAAAATCAGTTTTTACAGATAATAGCACTAGGGATTCTCATTTACAACAAGCAGATTATTTTAATTCAGCAAAATATCCAGATATGAAATTTACGATGACTAAATTTGATGGCAAAAATGTAACTGGAGATTTAACAATCAAAGATGTAACTAAACCAATAACTCTAAACTATGAATTTGGCGGAAAAACAATTAGTCCATTAGACAAAAAAGAACACATAGGATTTAATCTAGAAGGCGACATAAAACGAAGCGATTTTGGAATTGCTAAAGATACACCAAATGCAGTTCTTGGTGATAAAATAAAAATAAACATAGAAATAGAAGCGATAGCAAAATAA
- the mraY gene encoding phospho-N-acetylmuramoyl-pentapeptide-transferase, producing MFYYFSSIFGINFFSYITVRAGISFFIAFVLTVYLMPKFIAWAKSKNANQPIYELAPQSHKKKNKIPTMGGVIFIFSAMVATILSAKLDNTFIIVGLLIVGGFSALGFIDDRAKIVGANNHAGLSARAKFSFQIITSFVCAILLFFFSDLDGNFYIPFYKYPILDMSYFVILFWILVLVSASNAVNLTDGLDGLATVPSIFALVTLGVFAYLMGNAVYSSYLLLPKFAGVGELLILVTAMIGAMLGFLWFNCYPAEVFMGDSGSLSIGAFIGYMGIATKNEILLIIIGFVFVMETMSVILQVGSFKIRKKRIFLMAPIHHHFEIKGWNENKIIVRFWMIALLANLIALTALKLR from the coding sequence GTGTTTTATTATTTCTCTAGTATTTTTGGTATAAATTTCTTTAGTTACATCACTGTTAGAGCTGGAATAAGCTTTTTTATAGCATTTGTTTTAACCGTATATCTGATGCCTAAATTTATAGCTTGGGCAAAGAGTAAAAATGCAAATCAACCCATTTACGAACTAGCGCCGCAGTCTCATAAAAAGAAAAATAAGATACCTACTATGGGTGGCGTGATCTTTATATTTTCAGCTATGGTAGCAACTATTTTAAGTGCAAAATTAGACAATACTTTTATAATCGTCGGATTACTCATAGTAGGTGGTTTTTCGGCTTTAGGATTTATCGATGATAGAGCAAAGATAGTAGGTGCAAATAATCACGCTGGACTTAGCGCTAGGGCTAAATTTAGTTTTCAGATTATTACCAGTTTTGTTTGCGCGATCTTGCTATTTTTCTTTAGTGATTTAGATGGAAACTTCTATATACCATTTTATAAGTATCCTATTTTGGATATGAGTTATTTTGTGATTTTATTTTGGATATTGGTTTTAGTTTCAGCTTCAAATGCTGTAAATTTGACAGACGGGCTTGATGGATTAGCGACCGTGCCTAGTATTTTTGCGCTTGTTACTCTTGGGGTTTTTGCTTATTTGATGGGAAATGCGGTTTATAGCTCATACCTTTTGCTTCCTAAATTTGCAGGAGTTGGCGAGCTTCTAATACTAGTTACTGCTATGATAGGTGCAATGCTAGGATTTTTATGGTTTAACTGCTATCCGGCTGAAGTTTTTATGGGTGATAGCGGAAGTCTTAGTATCGGTGCGTTTATAGGATATATGGGAATCGCTACAAAAAACGAGATACTACTCATCATCATCGGCTTTGTGTTTGTGATGGAGACTATGTCGGTAATACTTCAAGTAGGAAGTTTTAAGATAAGAAAAAAACGGATATTTTTGATGGCGCCTATCCATCATCATTTTGAGATAAAAGGCTGGAATGAAAACAAGATCATAGTTCGGTTTTGGATGATAGCTTTGCTAGCAAATTTGATAGCTTTAACTGCGCTAAAACTAAGGTAA
- the gpmI gene encoding 2,3-bisphosphoglycerate-independent phosphoglycerate mutase, protein MNKKCILVITDGIGYNKSNDFNAFAAAKKPTYDYLFKNAPMNYIKTSGLSVGLPESQMGNSEVGHMTIGSGRILYQNLVKIDKAIEDKSIEKNEALLNLINKVKRVHIIGLYSDGGVHSHLRHFDEICKICEQKGLQTYAHAITDGRDVSPTSGLNFIKSLESKFKIASISGRFYAMDRDKRWDRVKTAYETIANNANLVQNIPSDYMQKSYDKEIFDEFIEPASFMDFGGIKQDDGIIFINFRNDRAREICTALSQRNFSEWERENFCENLITMTEYDAKFSFPIMFKNDEIKDTLAEVIAKNGLTQLHTAETEKYAHVTFFFNGGKEELVQNETRILVPSPKVKTYDEKPQMSAYEVTDVVIKALNDGIDFIVVNFANGDMVGHTGNIEAATKAVEAVDECLGKVIKTAKENGYAYIQISDHGNCEAMRDKNGDPLTNHTTFDVFGFIISEGVTSVKPGGLSNIAPSVLKLMGLEIPSAMDEPLI, encoded by the coding sequence ATGAATAAAAAATGTATTTTAGTCATAACAGACGGTATCGGCTACAATAAAAGCAATGATTTTAACGCATTTGCTGCAGCTAAAAAACCGACATATGATTACTTATTTAAAAATGCACCTATGAATTATATAAAAACAAGCGGTTTATCTGTCGGACTTCCAGAGAGTCAAATGGGAAATAGTGAAGTCGGACACATGACTATAGGAAGCGGGAGAATTTTATATCAAAATTTAGTCAAGATAGATAAGGCTATAGAAGATAAAAGTATCGAAAAAAATGAAGCTCTTTTAAATTTAATAAATAAAGTAAAAAGAGTTCATATCATCGGGCTTTATAGTGATGGAGGAGTTCATTCTCATTTAAGGCATTTTGATGAAATTTGTAAAATTTGCGAACAAAAAGGTCTGCAAACATACGCTCATGCTATCACTGATGGTAGGGACGTCAGTCCTACTTCTGGGCTAAATTTTATAAAGTCTTTAGAAAGTAAATTTAAGATCGCTAGTATAAGTGGCAGATTTTACGCCATGGATAGAGACAAGAGATGGGATAGAGTAAAAACTGCTTATGAAACTATAGCAAACAATGCAAATTTAGTCCAAAATATTCCAAGCGATTATATGCAAAAATCATATGATAAAGAGATTTTTGACGAGTTTATAGAGCCTGCTAGTTTTATGGATTTTGGCGGGATAAAACAAGATGATGGGATCATTTTTATAAACTTTAGAAACGATAGAGCAAGAGAAATTTGCACTGCTTTATCGCAAAGAAATTTTAGCGAATGGGAGCGTGAAAACTTCTGTGAGAATTTGATCACGATGACAGAATATGATGCCAAATTTAGCTTTCCTATTATGTTTAAAAACGACGAGATAAAAGATACTTTAGCAGAGGTCATAGCTAAAAATGGCCTTACACAGCTCCATACCGCAGAAACCGAAAAATACGCACACGTGACATTCTTTTTTAATGGCGGAAAAGAAGAATTAGTACAAAACGAAACTAGGATCTTAGTGCCTAGCCCAAAAGTAAAAACATACGATGAAAAACCACAAATGAGTGCTTATGAAGTAACAGACGTAGTCATAAAAGCACTAAATGATGGTATAGATTTTATCGTAGTAAATTTCGCAAATGGCGATATGGTAGGACACACAGGAAATATAGAAGCTGCTACAAAAGCAGTTGAGGCAGTAGATGAATGCCTTGGAAAAGTCATAAAAACAGCCAAAGAAAACGGCTATGCTTACATACAAATCAGCGATCACGGAAACTGTGAAGCTATGAGAGATAAAAACGGCGATCCGCTTACAAATCATACGACATTTGATGTTTTTGGATTTATCATAAGCGAAGGCGTAACTAGCGTAAAACCAGGCGGTTTAAGTAACATAGCGCCGAGCGTTTTAAAACTAATGGGACTAGAAATTCCAAGTGCGATGGACGAACCACTTATTTAA
- the fabG gene encoding 3-oxoacyl-ACP reductase FabG, with product MKFSGTNVLVTGGSRGIGAEICKTLAGFGLKVWINYRSKPELADALKDEIEKNGGKAAVVKFDASNEDEFIEAINLIVQTDGELSYLVNNAGITNDKLALRMKTEDFMSVIDANLKSAFIGSREALKVMSKKRFGSVVNIASIVGEMGNAGQTNYAASKGGMIAMSKSFAKEGASRNIRFNCITPGFIQTEMTEVLSQDVKDAYVTNIPLKRLGDPKEVANSVAFLLSDYASYITGDVLKVNGGLYM from the coding sequence ATGAAATTTAGCGGAACAAACGTACTAGTAACTGGCGGAAGTCGTGGCATAGGGGCTGAAATTTGTAAAACACTAGCAGGTTTTGGACTAAAAGTTTGGATAAACTATAGAAGCAAACCAGAACTTGCAGACGCATTAAAAGACGAAATAGAAAAAAATGGCGGTAAAGCTGCCGTAGTTAAATTTGACGCTTCAAATGAAGATGAATTTATAGAAGCCATAAACCTTATAGTTCAAACAGACGGTGAGCTTAGCTACCTTGTAAATAACGCTGGAATCACAAACGATAAACTTGCTCTTAGGATGAAAACTGAAGATTTTATGAGTGTGATAGATGCAAATTTAAAAAGCGCATTTATAGGCTCTCGTGAAGCACTAAAAGTTATGAGCAAAAAACGTTTTGGATCTGTTGTAAATATAGCTTCTATAGTAGGCGAAATGGGAAACGCAGGACAAACAAATTACGCTGCAAGCAAAGGCGGCATGATAGCTATGAGTAAAAGCTTTGCCAAAGAAGGCGCTAGTAGAAATATAAGATTTAACTGCATAACTCCGGGATTTATCCAAACAGAAATGACCGAGGTTTTAAGTCAAGATGTAAAAGACGCTTATGTGACAAACATTCCTTTAAAAAGACTAGGAGATCCAAAAGAAGTTGCAAACTCAGTGGCATTCTTGCTTAGCGACTATGCAAGCTACATTACCGGGGACGTTCTTAAAGTCAATGGCGGCTTATATATGTAG